DNA from Papio anubis isolate 15944 chromosome 1, Panubis1.0, whole genome shotgun sequence:
GTGGGCTAGCTGAGTGCTCTGGCTCAGGGTTTGAGGTTGCCGTACAGCTGCCAACTGGGGCTGCAGTTACCTCAAGGATCAACTGTGGTGGAGAATCTGCCTCCAGGCTCGCTTGTGTGGCTGCCTGGGCCTCCCCACAGGCTGCCTCGAGTGTCCTTACCACATGGCAGCTGGCCATTTGAGAGAGTGCCAGAGAGCAGTCAAGACGGAAGCCACGGCCTTTGTAGCCCAAACCCGGAAGTGCTGTCCCATCTCTTCTGCCATGTTCTGTTCTTTAGAAGCCAGGCACTTCTTTCCCTCTACCCCACcgctcttcttctccttctccttctccttctccttctccttctccttctccttctccttcttcttcttctccttcttcttcttctccttcttcttctcctcctccttctcctccttctcctccttctcctccttctccttcttccttcttccttcctccttcttcttctttcttcttcttcttcttcttcttcttcttcttcttcttcttcttcttcttctccttctcctccttctcctcttcttccttcctcttcctcttcctcttcctcttcctcctcttcctcttcctcctcttcctcctcttcctcttcctcctcttcctcttcctcctcttcctcttcctcctcttcttcttcttcttctttcttcttcttcttcttcttcttcttcttcttcttcttcttcttcttcctcctcctcctcctcctcctcctcctcctcctcctcctcctcctcNNNNNNNNNNNNNNNNNNNNNNNNNNNNNNNNNNNNNNNNNNNNNNNNNNNNNNNNNNNNNNNNNNNNNNNNNNNNNNNNNNNNNNNNNNNNNNNNNNNNgtcttgctctgttgcccaggttggagtacagtggcacaatctcggctcactgcaacttctgcctccggggttcaagtgattcttctgcctcagcctcccaagtagctgggattacaggcatgcaccaccacctcccgctaactttttgtatttgtagtagagacggggtttcaccctgttgcccaggctggtctcaaactcctgagctcaggcaatctgcctgccttggcttcaaaaagtgctgggattacaggcgtgagccaccgtgctcggccagaAGTGAGTCACTTCTAATATGAAGTCCACACTCAAGGGGAAGAGATGACCCAGGGGCATGAGTTCCAGGAGGTGGGGACCACTGAAGGCCATCTTAGGGGCCACCCTACCTTGGGTCACCAACTTTGGGGAGCAGCCCCTTCACAACGGGCACACTTGTTAATTTTTAGTCTGGGGAATTGCCACATATCTTTCCTATATTGGGGGGCAATCCTTCGACTCTGCTTCCTAGCTGCTTCCCAGGGAAGCACACTTCCTCTCTGTTCCCCTCCCTTACCTGGCCTCAGTGGTACCTTCTAGTTCTCAGATctcccctgccctcaggaagGTGTCTCTGGAGGGGAACCCACTGCCGGAGCAGTCCTATCATAAGCTCATGGCCTTGGACAGCACGTGAGACTCCCTGCCCTCACACCCTTTCTCTGGGCCTGTCTCGAAATTCCAAGCCATTTTTAGTCCCCGCCCTTCCTTGTCCCCCTACCATCTCGGCAAGGGCTGTCGATTCCTGCCCCTACATCCTCAGACCAGACGGCCCCCTCAAGCCCTCAAGTCTCCCGTATTCCGGCGGGCGCCCTGTACCGTTTCCAGCGACCCACATTCTCCCTCTGGCTGCCCCAGGATTGCGCACTTGTCTCTGCGGAACAATAACATCGACGACCGCGGGGCGCAActcctgggccaggcactgtcCACGCTGCACAGCTGCAACCGGACCCTCGTCTCGCTCAACCTGGGCTTCAACCACATCGGGGACGAGGGCGCGGGCTACATCGCGGACGTGCGTGCGCGGCCGGGAGGGACCCGCTGGGAGCAGGGGCGCCTCAGGCGGCTCACGCGTCCCTGCCCGCTTCTTAGGGTCTCCGGCTGAACCGTTCCCTGCTCTGGCTGTCCCTGGCCCACAATCGCATCCAGGACAAGGGCGCCCTGAAGCTGGCTGAGGTGGGTGTGCCGACCAGGTGGGGCCGGGGCGTGGACGGGCCAAGGGAGCCGATCGCTGAGAGCCAGCCTCCTTCAGGTCCTGCGCGCCTTCGAGTTGACGCACACGGAGGTGGTGGAGCGCCGGCGTCTCCTGCTGGAGAAAGGGACGCAGGAGCGCTCGCGATCGGTGAGGAGCCCCAAGGCGCCAGGACCAGCGGAGAGCGCCTCTGACCCTCGAGCCCACTCCCCAAGTCCGCTGCTTTTCAGCAAACTGGCCATCCGGTTTAATCTCCACCCTCTGTCGTGACTGTCTTTCCCTCCGATTTGTGCACAGACGTTTGCCAGGCGCCTGCTGGGCAGGCTCTAATTGCATAACCACCTTATGGGCAGTAGAGTGTACTGGTTCAGAGATACGACACTAGATTGAGAACATCTGGACCTGAAATCCGGCTCATCCATATCCCAGCTTGTAATCTTGGGCAAgctactaaactttttttttttttttttaagacagagtctggctctgttgcccaggctggagtgcagtggtgcgatcttggctcactgacgtttctgcctcccgggttcaagcgatttttctgccttagcctcctgagtggctgagattacaggtgtgtgcgaccacgcccagctaagttttgtatttttttttagtagagatggggttttgctacgttgaccaggctggtctcgaactcctggtctcaaatgatctgcccactttggcctcccaaagtattgggattacaggtatgagccactgcacctggcctgtgttacttaacttctcattgccttagtttcctcatctgtaagtggGTAATTGTACCTATTTCATGACTGTTGAGAGGATTTAGTGACTTATTTCCTGCAATGCAgttaaaatagtgcctggcacttagctCAATAAAAGCTGCTATTTTTTCCCCTCAATATGAGAATCTGAGACCCTGCCTCACCGTTCATATCACCCCTACCCAGGTCCGTCTGCTATTTCTTCCCCAGAGCATCTCACCCCAGAGAAGTCCTATACAGATTATTaggcagggaggtgggtgggagggtgCTTGTCAGCTCGACTGCTCCCCAAGTATGCATACAGCTACCTTTCATGCCCCCATTGAGGAAGGGACTCtggcttcttcctcctttccctcccattTGTGAGCACAGCCCTCCTCCTCTCGACATGGGGACTCCAAAACGGACCGTGAGAAGAGTCAGATGGTAGGGATCAGCAATAGTGCATTGGTGGACAAGACAGACAAGACGCAGACAACGAAAACCCCTAAGGGCCTGGGCAAGAAAAAGGAGAAGTCATGGGTAGGTGTGCAATGGGACAGAGCCTGGGCACTGGATGGACAGGGGAGGGGGCTTCCATCATGTGCAGAAGCGGTGGAGGGAAGAAGGTCACATGGGCCTTTGAAGTTCCCCCTAAGGCTGCAGGTCCTAATCTGGGCTCCTTCCCTCACCACTGCCCATCCCCTCCGGAGGTGGGACTTCCACCTCTCTTCTCACATTCTCCACAGGAAATGGCCAAGAAAGAGGAGAAGTCGGGGTCTGGGCAGTCACCCACACAAGGAACCCCTAAGAAAGAAGATGCCACAAAGGCAGGCAAGGGGAGTAAGTGCGGGTGCCCTTTGGCGGCACCTTCCTGTGTGGAGGAGGGAAGAATGCCTGGACGGGTGCAGGAGGCTGTTCTGGGCCTGGGTGCGCCTGCCTGGAGCTCATCTCGCCATGTCCCTCTGGGCTTGATTTCCTTCTCACAGAGGGATGATGTGGAGAGCCGCATCCAGCCCGGACATCCTGACCCACTGCTGTCCTCATCCCTTTTGTTGGAGCTGGAGCTCTGTGGCCCTGTCTTCAAAGAACCCACCCACCTAGCTGGGGCCCCCtccagtcatttctttttttcttttcttttttttttagatggagtctcactctgttgcccaggctggagtgcagaggtgcgatcttggctcactgcagcctctgtctcctgggttcaagcaattctcctgccccagcttacccagtagctgggattacaggcatgcgccaccacgcccagctaatttttgcatttttagtagagacagggcttcaccatattggccaggctggttgcaaattcctgacctcaggtgatcctcctgctttggcctcccaaagtgctgggattacaggtgtgagctaccacacccagccccctccAGCCGTTTCTGTTGGACCCAAACCCAAAGTTGGGGGGTCTCTTTGCCTCACCTAGCCTGTTCTTtctggggagggaggctgggtggCATTAGAAGTGTGCACTGTGCATTCTGTTTGCTCTTCTGGCCCCAGAGGTAACCATCCCTGAGCAGAAGCCAAGCAGGATAAAAGGGATCAAGATCGGGAGCAGAGAGAAGCGCAGCATCCTCCCGGAGTCCGAGGTAAGCTGCCAGGAGGAGTGGAGGCAGGGGGCACACccctgggattccaggcttgcCTGAGACCTCTCACCCTAGCCGCTGCTGGAATGTGGTCTCCAGCCCCATGCTGTGGCAGCAGccatttactttcaaatttgTCCTCCACTCCTCTCCCAACCTCACCTGAAACCCCCTCCCATCTCACCCTGGGCTTCTGTGGGAATAGTGGGAGCAGGCCCCTTCTACTTTTACTTGTCTATTAGTAGCCCACACTTTGGATCTGTTGTCTCAACTCAGCCAGGCTGCTTCCCCAGAGGCCCTCAGTTCCTCATCACCACCTCCATCACTTGCTTGGACTGTTGCATAGGAACAAAGTGTCTTCTTTTTTGCCCCTCTCAGCAGCTCCCCGAGGAAGGCAGCACATTTTTATGGTCATGGCACTGCCCCATGCTACCCTGTGCATAGGTCCTTCTTCAGACCCTCTCTCTTTTGCCCCTGGATCTTCTGTGCCCCCTTTCAACTTGGACCAACTTGCTGCTTGCATTGGAAGTCTTCCTGGGCTGCCTCCAGTGCTCCTACCATCCCTCATCCCTCCATTCTGTCAGCTGCCTGAGCATCTGCCTCTCTGTACTTTTCTCTTCCATCGGAAGACTGACTGCACACCCTAGGCAGGGAAGGGCCCGTCTCCTTTCAGGAGTCTTCTCTGGCACCCAAGACAAAATCTTACAAAAGAGGATGTTCAGAGGCAGGAAGAGGTTGGGGTTGGCTTTCAGTTTCCATTtttcatctctgcctctgtcttgaTCAGGCTGCTGATTGTCACTAGGACTATTGCAATTTCTTTTCATCGTGCCCGTCATTGTCAGTCACTTTCCTCCAATCTATTCTCCTCATTGCTCTAGGTGTTAGGAAACACTTAGTAAAACCTGAACGTGACATACTGTTTCACGCTTCCAGAGCCTTTGCACCTGCTTTTTTGCCTAGAACACCTTTCCCGTACATGATGTGCATTCACAGGAGACCCTTCCTGGCCTGGCCTAGGTATTCCCTTTCCGTGCTCCCACAGTGCTCTGAGTTTGCCTCTATCAGTGCTCACTCTAGACCACGTTACTTTCACTTTCTGGCTCCCCAACACAAAGGAGCTTCTTGAGGGTAtgggcttatttatttttgtatccccagcacctgggaCAAAGCCTGGACTATAGCCGGCAGTCAAAACatgtatgttgaatgaatgaatgaatggcctgTTGACCAGCTCCCCTGCTGTCTGCTGCAATTAGTATTCTGCTTTAGCAGCTGGTTGTTGAGGCTACTGAGGTGATCAACCCTCTCCTGGAGCCTGTGGAGCACCGAGATGGGAAAGTTTTCATGCCTGGGAACAAGGTCCTTTTGCACCTCAACCTCCTCCGTATGTCTGCCAACCTCCTCTGTCCTCCTGCCATGAGGCTACCTGGGTCCTGTCCTGCCTGAGGGTGTCTGCCCTGACTCTATGGAGCAGACCTGGTCCTCCCATCTTTGGGCTACATGTTCCCCAAGGCTCTCTTGCACACGGCTTGAGGGGCCAGGGGAAGTGCTGAGTCTGGGAGGCTGGGGACAGGCGATTGGAGTAATGAGGGGAGTTAGATGGGGTGTGTGTGAAGAGCTGGGTGAAGGGCCAGGTCAGGGAAAGGTGTGCCTGGGCCAGTGAGTCTGGAGTGGGGAGCTGGAGGAACTGGGCTGCTGGGGATGTCTGGTATGTCAGGTGCCAGTGAGGCCTGTGGTGCTAAGAGGCCACCTGTCTGCACCTTCCACCAGGGAACCGCATCACAGAGGTGGGTCTGGAGGGCTTCCTCGCCACAGTGCAGTATCAGATGCAGTTCTCCAAGGCCAAGAGTGTGTCCAAGGGTCCAGTGGGGCTGCTGTGGCTGTCCCTCGCTGTGAGTCCCTTTCACCCTCTCCTGCTGAAGCAGAGCTTGCCCCTATCAATCAGCTGTCACACTAGACAGCTGCTGCAGGCAGCTTCTGTCTCCCCATTTCCAAGGAAGCTCTGTAGTTTCTCTGCTTCTTTGTAAAAATCACAACATAACCTCCGTTCCTCTTGCTGGAAGATCAGCAGTATTAATCACTCGGCTTTTTCTGCATGTCCCCCAGCCCCTAACCCACCCTGCACCaggaccactttttttttttctcccagaggaCTAATCTTCATTCCTCTTGTCAGATGTcggccttccttttcttttcagaaaaattgCTTCGCCCCACAATGTCCTGCGTACGCCATAATCCAGGAGCTGATGTTGCCAAGGGATCCCATCAAGGCCAAACTCAGGGAGGATGAGGCCATGGCATTCTTCCCCTAGCCCCTCCCACCTGCTTGCCTCTGAGACTCAGAAGCACCTCCTGTCCCTGTGTGGGCTGACCTCCCTGGGGGAGATCTCAGACCAGTAACAAAGTCTGTTGCTATACTTTTCCTTGAGGTTGTCTGAAAACTTTCTTCCAGAACTACTTGGAACATTTAGATTTTGTGTCTGTCCATGTTACATGGCCAAGAGTGGCAGAAAAGTGGCCTGAATTACAGTTCTGCTGGGGATGATCTCAGCCCCTCTGGCCTCAGTTAGCCAGGGGCATTGCCCTTCTGCCTCCTGGGGGCTAGTTCTTCCTTGCTCAGGCAATAGCCATGCCCCACCGTGTTCCCTAGGGGACATGCATTATGCCAGGGTTTGCATTCAGAAAGATTTGGGATAGGGATTAATAACTGACACGCACAGGCTTGGGAGGAGAGTGGGAGCAGGAGTAGGTAAAGCAGAGGAATTAAGCAAGCTTTCCCATCTGGCTGGCCCAGGTGTTTGACTACTTTGGAGGAGAGGTAAGGTTCAgcttaagaaaatgaacaaaggctTGGCAGGCCACTTTGGAGAGGGTGCTAAACGCTCAACATCTACATAGCAAAGGCTAAGCAGTGAACATGAACCCTAATAACCCACCTGCAGAAGTCAGCAATCTGAAACCAGAGGTGTGAGGTTCCTGAGCCAAGTCACGGTCCCCAAACCTTTACCCTTCAGTGCTGCCTCCACTGAGGTCACCTGCCACTGCAGGTGGCTTTGGGGAGCCCACCTGTAACCTATAGCAGTGTCCGAGAAGGCGCAGATCAACAAGGACCAGTCTTCCTACCTCACTTCTGAGCAGATTCAACCTTTTCCACATTCTCTAGTCCTACTTCCCTCACTCCACTGCCTCTGCCTACCTAGAATTCCCTTGTCCTGCCATCTTACTTTGTGTGGCTCAGTGGCGCTTAGGCCTGTCTCCTGCCTCTGAGTGCCTGGAGCCCTCCTAGTCTGACTGCCCCAGCTGTCTCTGCAGCTGGTTGTAGAGCGAGCTTCTCCAGGAAAAACCCATCATTTCTTTGAATTCCCAACACTGAACACATTGAGGTGCTGGATGGTCACCCCAGCTTCTGCAGGGAACCTTGCCATGTCCTCCAGGGCTTCGGTGACCCCTTCAGCCCATATCCTTATCCCACCCTTCATCATTAATGACTCCTGTATCAATTCTGATGCCCAAATACACTGTACCCTAATGAGGACATAGCTGAGGATTGTGAGAGGGAGTCAGGGTTAGGGCTGGAAGAGAGTTTGTCACTTGAATCCAACACTGAAtgtcaggagacagaggtgaTATGGTTAGTCTTGGTGATGTGGCTGCGTCTGTGGGAGGATGTGGATGGATGACAGTGACGAACTGGCCAGGCCCAAGGCAACCCTCCCGCTTAGGTTTGGCTTTTAAAGTCCTCAAGCTCATTGAGGGCAGCTCATGAGACCTCTTGACTATGGGTCCACTGctcctttatatacatatatatgtgtgtttgtgtgtgtggaatCAGTGTCTTGTCATGTTTTCTCCATGGGGGTTGTATAACTTAAGATTGCCCAGCCCCTAGTTCAGCGAGTACACATCTGAAGGAACAGGCGAGGGAACAGGCAAGACCTGGGTCTAGGGGTGAGAGGGCTCCCTCTGGTTCCCACTATCCAATCCTATCCAGTCTTACAGGGAACAAACACCGTACCTTTTATCACAGCGATTCCAAGAAACACACATACCACCATTGaagaatatttaacttttcttaaaaaaaaatcttaaccatgaaaggaagaaaataaaagagtatacATTATCTTAACAGCAAAACAGTCATTTccatatctatattttatatattatatatatatttatatatatatatatgtatatatacacctagCACAGTGTGTATATTCTATTCATCAGGGAGAGTTGGGTGAGGACATGGTGATGGGGCCAATGCTGTGGTGGCCCCTTGGATGGTCCTGGGTGAATTCAGGGACTCAGCATTCAGACCCGCTatccccacctcctgggcccagTCTTCAGCTCCGTACCTGCTTCACTGGTTTTCTACAGGGacagggtggggaaggagggacaTAGGTGGGGTAAGAAACTCCCCATGGTCCCCATCTTGTGAAGATGAGAAgtccagggagggagggagtagcCCGGCAGCAAGCTGTGGAGggcaggctctggagccaggtgGGACGGGGAGCCAGAAGACCTTCCCACTCACAGCGACAGGGACACTCAGGCCTGGCTCCCCCTTTAGGCTCGATCCTCGAGCTGGGTTGTTAACTAGGAGATAAAAGTGAACCCCCTCTTCCCTAAGCAGCTTCTTCCATATAACTGCCTCCAGCACTTCAGGAACAGGAACAAAAAAGGTCAAagttatttacaatagcaaggaTGCACATaccatacatacatatttataggaAACCAAAGTGacaaagaggggaggggaggcaccCACCTCCGCCTGGGGTCTTATGGAgaaagaggggaggaagaaagtgCATTTACACAGAAGCCTCCTCCTTTCACTTGCACGTCTGAGGGCAGCGCACGTACAGGCGTGCACGCACATGTGGGGTGAGGGCAGACCATGGTGAGTGGGGGCCTTTCAGATGCAGTCAGCATGCTTTGGAGACACAAGGCCTTGGAGGGTTGGGCTGAGGGAGGGAAAAGACACTGAAACTTGACTCCGATTTGAGCAGACCAAGCAACATGCGGGTCTCCCCCAAGGCCTTGGCTGGATCCTAGTTTCCCCAACTGCCTCCTCCACAGGGAGGAGCGTTGGGATCCCCCCTACCCTGTGCCCTGGTCTCAGGCCAGTCCCTGAAGGaggagtggggacacagaggatTTGGTGGTTTGCACGGTTATGGTCCTGGTGACGCGGCTGCGTCTGCTGCGCTGTCTTCCAGGGGGGCGTCAGAGCCTGTGGGGGGAGGATGAAGGTAAGGAACTGGCCAGCCTGAGGTGACCGCTTCCACATGATCTGTCTAGAAAGTCTTCAGGCTCACGAGAGCGGCCCCTTCAGCACCTTCCTTCTCCTCCAGAAACCCCAGTTTCTTGCAGGGCTTGAAAAGGGTTGTCTACTGAACTCCACTTTCATCAGCCCCTAAAGCCCTTAGATCAGGTAGGTACATGCCTTGTCTTCCTGAGTTATGACATAGCTGCGTCCCTGGCTCACCCAGTGTGGTTCTGAACCATTTAATCAGCACCAGTCTTAGGCTGGCACTgtgtgtgcacctgcaatcccagctgcttcagaggctgagcagggaggatcacttgggcccaggagtttgagaccagcctgggcaacacagccaggcCAGCCCTTGTCtcgaagaaatagaaaatatttatattttacatatgtatatatacacatacacacacacacacatatatatgtaattttaaaaagtacagatcTTAGATGTGAGACCAGGCTCCTCCTGGTTTGTTACCTCCATATACAAGGAAAAAGAGGGCTCAATTCTAAGCTCCCCATTTTTCCGGGGAGCTTCTGTGGGACTTCCCTAAAAAGATCCCTCTCTGAAGCTGACGGAATGAATTCGTTTCACTCAAGGGGAAACCAGACTCTCAGAACCACTATCTCtcactgcttagtgatgtgtccTCACCAGGTGGCGGACTTCTCCCCTATGGTAGGTACTGAGAGGGACCTGGCTTCACTCACCATCCTCAGGGCAGGGCCCCAGTTCATGGCTGTTCCTGGAGTCAGAAGCCAGGGGCTCCTTAGTGGGAGGTGAGAGGGAGCCGTCTGTCCATCTAGCTGCTTCTGTGTGGAAACTGCCCACAGGCGTGGTGCCACCAGATGACTCTCCCCCGAGGGACTTGAGCAGCTCTCTGTGGGCCAGCTCCATATCCTAGAAGAGTCGGCGGGGGAATGTCTGCTCAAGTCCTTCTATTCCTAAGGCCCCTGGGGAAGGGGTCATACTCTGATCTGTGCTGGGCCTTGGGGATGGGGCTGTGATTTAAGGGTGGCTGGGGGAAGATTCCCGGGCCAGGACAGGATCTAGGGCTCCCACGAAGACACACATCTCACTCATGGGGAATGGTTTTGGAGTGATGGACTGAAGGCCTGCAGGGACCCAAGCCCTGTTTCCCTCACCTTGAGCCTGTTGAGCTTGAGGGTGAGTTGCTCAATGGTACGGAAGATCATGCCTACGTCCCTGAGGGCCAGGCTTGGGGGAGAGCGGCTGAGGCGTCTTGGATCTCCATTGCCTCCCTGCAGCTGAGGCCGAGGCTCTGCCTGCCCTGCAGGGACGCTGTCAGGCTGAGGGGGGCTTGTGGGTACCCCTGAGTGGTCggtgcttgagtccaggggtccTGTTGGCATGCTGACATAAAAGCAGTTCCCTGTCCCCACAGTAAGAGAATGAGATCAGGAGGCAAACAGAAAAGTTGAAGCTATCCTCCCGCTCCTGTGGGATTCCCTAGCCACCTGACAGAGCAGGCCAGGCAGTCCTCTCCAGATGAACTTGCAGCACACGGGCCTTGCTCACTATCTGCCAGCCCCCTAAAAGCCCTGCTCCCgagactctttcttttttttgagacggagtctcgctccgtcaccagggtggagtgtagtggcgcgatctttgctcactgcaacctccgctttctgggtttaagcaattctcctgcctcagcctcccgattagctgggattacaggcccgtgccaccatgcccagctaatttttgtattcttagtagagatggggtttcgccatgttggtcaggctggtctcgatctcatgacctcgggatccgctcgcttcggcctcccaaagtgctgggattacaggcgtgagccaccgcgctcggccactCCCGAGATTTTCTAGATGGCACTTTGTTCAGTCTGGCCCCAACCCAGGGGAGATGCTGAGTGGTGCACTCAAGGGAGAAGTGGCAGAGCTGCAGTATTTCATTTGGGGAAATCAGAGTGGCTCCCCGTCCTTGAGTAAACAGATTGTGGACTGGTTTCAGGCTCTTTTGAAAGGAGCAGGCAGCAGCCCTCCTGCCCTGCCTGACTCCAGCTCTGGATGAACTGCAGCCCCGCCCTGCCCCTCTTCCATCCATGCCATGATCCTCTGGAGGTCCC
Protein-coding regions in this window:
- the LRRC71 gene encoding leucine-rich repeat-containing protein 71 isoform X6, which translates into the protein MSSEQSAPGTSPRAPRPGTQKSSGAVTKKGERAAKEKPATVLPPVGEEEPKSPEEYQCTGVLEIDFAELCTRWGYTDFPKVVNRPRPHPPFVPSASLSEKATLDDPRLSGSCSLNSLESKYVFFRPTIQVELEQEDSKSVKEIYIRGWKVEERILGIFSKCLPPLTQLQAINFWKVGLTDKTLTTFIELLPLCSSTLRKVSLEGNPLPEQSYHKLMALDSTIAHLSLRNNNIDDRGAQLLGQALSTLHSCNRTLVSLNLGFNHIGDEGAGYIADGLRLNRSLLWLSLAHNRIQDKGALKLAEVLRAFELTHTEVVERRRLLLEKGTQERSRSPSSSRHGDSKTDREKSQMVGISNSALVDKTDKTQTTKTPKGLGKKKEKSWEMAKKEEKSGSGQSPTQGTPKKEDATKAGKGKVTIPEQKPSRIKGIKIGSREKRSILPESEHLGQSLDYSRQSKHQLVVEATEVINPLLEPVEHRDGKVFMPGNKGTASQRWVWRASSPQCSIRCSSPRPRVCPRVQWGCCGCPSLKIASPHNVLRTP
- the LRRC71 gene encoding leucine-rich repeat-containing protein 71 isoform X1; this encodes MSSEQSAPGTSPRAPRPGTQKSSGAVTKKGERAAKEKPATVLPPVGEEEPKSPEEYQCTGVLEIDFAELCTRWGYTDFPKVVNRPRPHPPFVPSASLSEKATLDDPRLSGSCSLNSLESKYVFFRPTIQVELEQEDSKSVKEIYIRGWKVEERILGIFSKCLPPLTQLQAINFWKVGLTDKTLTTFIELLPLCSSTLRKVSLEGNPLPEQSYHKLMALDSTIAHLSLRNNNIDDRGAQLLGQALSTLHSCNRTLVSLNLGFNHIGDEGAGYIADGLRLNRSLLWLSLAHNRIQDKGALKLAEVLRAFELTHTEVVERRRLLLEKGTQERSRSPSSSRHGDSKTDREKSQMVGISNSALVDKTDKTQTTKTPKGLGKKKEKSWEMAKKEEKSGSGQSPTQGTPKKEDATKAGKGKVTIPEQKPSRIKGIKIGSREKRSILPESEHLGQSLDYSRQSKHQLVVEATEVINPLLEPVEHRDGKVFMPGNKVLLHLNLLRNRITEVGLEGFLATVQYQMQFSKAKSVSKGPVGLLWLSLAKNCFAPQCPAYAIIQELMLPRDPIKAKLREDEAMAFFP
- the LRRC71 gene encoding leucine-rich repeat-containing protein 71 isoform X8, which produces MSSEQSAPGTSPRAPRPGTQKSSGAVTKKGERAAKEKPATVLPPVGEEEPKSPEEYQCTGVLEIDFAELCTRWGYTDFPKVVNRPRPHPPFVPSASLSEKATLDDPRLSGSCSLNSLESKYVFFRPTIQVELEQEDSKSVKEIYIRGWKVEERILGIFSKCLPPLTQLQAINFWKVGLTDKTLTTFIELLPLCSSTLRKVSLEGNPLPEQSYHKLMALDSTIAHLSLRNNNIDDRGAQLLGQALSTLHSCNRTLVSLNLGFNHIGDEGAGYIADGLRLNRSLLWLSLAHNRIQDKGALKLAEVLRAFELTHTEVVERRRLLLEKGTQERSRSPSSSRHGDSKTDREKSQMVGISNSALVDKTDKTQTTKTPKGLGKKKEKSWEMAKKEEKSGSGQSPTQGTPKKEDATKAGKGKVTIPEQKPSRIKGIKIGSREKRSILPESEKNCFAPQCPAYAIIQELMLPRDPIKAKLREDEAMAFFP
- the LRRC71 gene encoding leucine-rich repeat-containing protein 71 isoform X7, with translation MSSEQSAPGTSPRAPRPGTQKSSGAVTKKGERAAKEKPATVLPPVGEEEPKSPEEYQCTGVLEIDFAELCTRWGYTDFPKVVNRPRPHPPFVPSASLSEKATLDDPRLSGSCSLNSLESKYVFFRPTIQVELEQEDSKSVKEIYIRGWKVEERILGIFSKCLPPLTQLQAINFWKVGLTDKTLTTFIELLPLCSSTLRKVSLEGNPLPEQSYHKLMALDSTIAHLSLRNNNIDDRGAQLLGQALSTLHSCNRTLVSLNLGFNHIGDEGAGYIADGLRLNRSLLWLSLAHNRIQDKGALKLAEVLRAFELTHTEVVERRRLLLEKGTQERSRSPSSSRHGDSKTDREKSQMVGISNSALVDKTDKTQTTKTPKGLGKKKEKSWEMAKKEEKSGSGQSPTQGTPKKEDATKAGKGKVTIPEQKPSRIKGIKIGSREKRSILPESELVVEATEVINPLLEPVEHRDGKVFMPGNKGTASQRWVWRASSPQCSIRCSSPRPRVCPRVQWGCCGCPSLKIASPHNVLRTP
- the LRRC71 gene encoding leucine-rich repeat-containing protein 71 isoform X4 — protein: MSSEQSAPGTSPRAPRPGTQKSSGAVTKKGERAAKEKPATVLPPVGEEEPKSPEEYQCTGVLEIDFAELCTRWGYTDFPKVVNRPRPHPPFVPSASLSEKATLDDPRLSGSCSLNSLESKYVFFRPTIQVELEQEDSKSVKEIYIRGWKVEERILGIFSKCLPPLTQLQAINFWKVGLTDKTLTTFIELLPLCSSTLRKVSLEGNPLPEQSYHKLMALDSTIAHLSLRNNNIDDRGAQLLGQALSTLHSCNRTLVSLNLGFNHIGDEGAGYIADGLRLNRSLLWLSLAHNRIQDKGALKLAEVLRAFELTHTEVVERRRLLLEKGTQERSRSPSSSRHGDSKTDREKSQMVGISNSALVDKTDKTQTTKTPKGLGKKKEKSWEMAKKEEKSGSGQSPTQGTPKKEDATKAGKGKVTIPEQKPSRIKGIKIGSREKRSILPESELVVEATEVINPLLEPVEHRDGKVFMPGNKVLLHLNLLRNRITEVGLEGFLATVQYQMQFSKAKSVSKGPVGLLWLSLAKNCFAPQCPAYAIIQELMLPRDPIKAKLREDEAMAFFP
- the LRRC71 gene encoding leucine-rich repeat-containing protein 71 isoform X2, with amino-acid sequence MSSEQSAPGTSPRAPRPGTQKSSGAVTKKGERAAKEKPATVLPPVGEEEPKSPEEYQCTGVLEIDFAELCTRWGYTDFPKVVNRPRPHPPFVPSASLSEKATLDDPRLSGSCSLNSLESKYVFFRPTIQVELEQEDSKSVKEIYIRGWKVEERILGIFSKCLPPLTQLQAINFWKVGLTDKTLTTFIELLPLCSSTLRKVSLEGNPLPEQSYHKLMALDSTIAHLSLRNNNIDDRGAQLLGQALSTLHSCNRTLVSLNLGFNHIGDEGAGYIADGLRLNRSLLWLSLAHNRIQDKGALKLAEVLRAFELTHTEVVERRRLLLEKGTQERSRSPSSSRHGDSKTDREKSQMVGISNSALVDKTDKTQTTKTPKGLGKKKEKSWEMAKKEEKSGSGQSPTQGTPKKEDATKAGKGKVTIPEQKPSRIKGIKIGSREKRSILPESEHLGQSLDYSRQSKHLVVEATEVINPLLEPVEHRDGKVFMPGNKVLLHLNLLRNRITEVGLEGFLATVQYQMQFSKAKSVSKGPVGLLWLSLAKNCFAPQCPAYAIIQELMLPRDPIKAKLREDEAMAFFP